The Bradyrhizobium oligotrophicum S58 genome contains the following window.
GAGGCGGCACCAGCATTGACCAACTTCGCCAACTCCTCACCTGCGCCATTCGTTGCCGGTATCGCAGCCGCGCGGCAGCGGATTGTTGCTCGCACCGACGAGGACCGAGACAGCTTTCTGCGCAAGAATGGCTTTTCCAAAGCCGAGACATCGAAGGTCATCGAAGCAGTTCTTGGCGAGGAGAACCGCAAGCCGGAGAGCATCTTCGATTTCGTGCAGGGCATCACGGCTGTGGCGCGCAGCAAGGTGCATCAGGACGCAAGGCTTGAGCTCGAAGGCAAGGCCAAACGTTTGATGGAACGCGCGGTCTGAACGCGAGCTGCGCAGCCGTCTGCGCTTCCGATGTGCCGCGCCGCCGCTCCGGTCAACCGCAGCTGCGGCGCGGCCGCATGCACGCGGCCGGAGCTCGCCGGGCTCAGGCCCGGCTCGCGACAGCACAGAAATCCAACAATCGATCACAGGCACGACGTCCAAGCGGGCGGACGAGTTCGTCCGACCTCTTTGAATTGCGCTGGTCGCGCGATCTCGCAAGATCGTTAGAGGCCTGCGCCTTCAGCGCGGCAAGACATGGTCTACTACGTCGAGCTGCACAGTGCCGCTAAGCGCAGTCAGTCTGCAGCGGGACTGCCGATAGATCCTCATTGACGTGCGACCAAGGAAGGGGAATTCGGTGCCGTTCTTCTGCAAAGAAACGGCAGGGATTTTGCAGTTGGACCGCAGCTCATTGGCACCGCCGCGGTGGCCCGATTGACACTCACATCGCAAACTTGTGCGAATTGGCGGCTCAGGTGGGGCTGGTTCACAAGGCGCAAAGGGAAACAAGAAGCCAAGCCAAGGCTCAGAGAAGAGAAGGAAGAGATTTTTCACACCCTATGCACCTCCGGTGCTGACGCTTCGTGGGCCGTGTGCGGCTATCTCATTGGGGTGGAATTAAAAATTCGTGTTGATCGGGTGTTTACACAAGCGGGTCCGAGTGAATACTGAGGTCTTCCCGAACGATCGACAAATGATGGCTCGTCAATAGCTTGCCAGCGTTTGGGCGCGTATACGAACGAAATTTCCGGCCTCACTCTCGGTTCGCGATAAGTTTGCTTCGGTTTGGGATCGCGCAACACTGTCGGCTTTGCGATCTGATTTGAAGCCCGCAGGTCGTTTCCTGAGGGCTGCAGATCGATTGCTACCCGCGCAGCGCCTTTGTCAGCCGGCAATCCCGTTGCGCGATCTAGCGGTCGCTGCAGGTCGGGGAAGCATCGTCCAATTTGTCTTCCCGGCTCTCTGTCATTCCCGCTCGTACTCGCGGTAGCGGAGCTTGATCCTCACGCCAGACATGCCAGCCGGCTGATCCAGCGCGCGGAGGACCTGGCCGAGACGAGAGCCGAGTTGGGCGGCGCTGCGGTGCCGGGTTGGCTGACCTGCTGCCAAAGCTGCCGGCGGTGATGGTTGAGCGACCGGTGAGCGGCCTTGGCCTCTCCCTCCCGAGAGCTCCGCGTGAGAACGGCCGCTGGTCGTGACGTGCATGTGATCACGGCTCCTGCCGAGATCACAGCCCAGCGCCTTGGCCTCGGCTTGCCAATGGCTGGTGAGCTCGCTGAGCTTAGCATCTCGCTTGGGGCGGCGCGTGCGCAGGGTCGCCAGCTCCATGCCCTTGGGCGTACTGTAGCCATGGGCCTTCGCGGCTTCCTCAATGGCCTGGCGCCGCTTGGAGAAGGCGCGCTCAATATGGCGCGGGATGGCCGCCACTCGAAACGTGTCCTTCTGCCGCTCCAGTCGGAGGCCTTGTCGTTCGAGCTCGGAAGCAAGGGTTCGGCGGTAAGCGGCCCCGGCCTGCTTCTGCGCCTTGTAGAGCTCGCGGCTGACGATCGCGCCCCAGCTGCCGTCGCGCCGTGGGGCGAGGTTGAAGACGAAGGTGTGGGTGTGCAGCTGCGGGTCGGACTCGCGGCTGGTGTGATGATCGAATTGGGCCATCAGCAGCCCCGCGGTTTGCTCTCGGGTGGCGCCGGCCCGGCCTCGCCTGGCCCAGCCGGCGGTCGCTTCCAATTGAGTGGAAGCCGCCAGCACGGCCGACCGATGGGCCTGGGCGATCATCTGGCGCTCGGGAGCCTCGGAGAGCGCCCAGAGCACCGAGACCGATTTCGGCGCGCTGAAGGTCATGTCCCAGCCAGCCGCGTGCTCGCGGCCGCCGAGCTGCGCCAGCCGCTCGCCGGTCTTGGGATCGATTCCGCGTAGCGCAGCGTCGAACTCGGTTTGCGTCACCAGCCCGTCGAGGCTGAGCCGCTCGGCCCCTTTGCCGGCCCAGCGGCCGGGCGGCTCGCCGTCCCGGCTGTAGTAGTCGTCGCGCTGCAGGTGGCTGTAGTAGCGCGCAGCGGAAGCCGCGTTCCCGCGGGCTGAGATGGACGCCACCATGGCTCACTCCCGCCGCTTGAGGATTTGTGCCGCCAAGTCCTTCGTTAGGCGAGCTGATGGTGGCGTTGGAGTTGGACCGGCCTCTCCGCCGTCTTGTCGCGAGAGCCTCTTGTCAGAAAAGGGCCGGGTCCAATCCGCCGGCATGATAGGCTCCCGAAGTTGCCGCAGCTTGAGATAGGGCAGCTCCAGCTCGTAGACGTCCTCGCCAAGGCCGACGAGCAGGACTCGTACGCCGTCCTTGGTCGGGCCAAGACGGGAGCCGAGTTCTGATGCCGTGATCACCCGGCGCATCTCGCGTTGGGTGCTCTCGGTGACGCTGGTCTTGCCCCCGGTATGAGTTGAGCTCTTCGTTCTCCGCTCGACCTCCTGCTCGCCGATGAGGCGGCTGATGTCCTCAGCCGCTTCGCTGGCGTTGATGCGGGTGATGATCTTGGTGCCGGTCATGCCGAACCAAGACTTGGCCTGGTCCTGACCATAGACGGCGCGGATCTGGGCCGTGTCCTGAGCTCCGATCACGACCGCAACGCCCTTGGAGCGGCCAAGCTCGAGGAAGGTCGGAAACTGCTTGATTGGCGGCAGCTGCGGGAATTCGTCGAGGAACAGCCAGACTCGCCGCTCGCGGCTTTCGGCGAGGGTCGGGCTTCCCACCGCCGAGGCGAGCAGGCCGAGCATGCTGCCGATCCAGATCCGCGACAGCTCGGGATAGCCCGGGTCGTGCTGCAGGATCAGGGGGCGATACCGCGTTGGGTGATGCAGCCAGCTGCGAATCGAGAAGCGGCGGGCTGATGGATCAGACCAGGCCTCCGCCAGGACGGAGACGATGCGCATGTGGGTCTGGAAGGTGGTCAGGATGCTGAGAGTGGTCTTGCTGTCGGGCTGGTCGAGCAGTCGCAGCGCATTCGGGTTGTGAACCTTGGCGAAGCCGGCAAGCTTATCGACATCGGCGGTCACGACCCGTTCCAGATCACTCCAACTCCAATCCTTACCCCTGGTCGCCTGTAGATGGACAAGACAGGCGACGAAGACCTCCTGTGCCGCCTGCGACCACATCGGGTCGGAACTTGGTGGAATGAACCGGGCGGCAAGCTCGCGGGCGTCCTGCTTGATGCTGCAGTCGGCTGCTACGTCCCAGACCAGCGATCTCCGATCGTGGGGCGCGACGAGGAGCGGGTCCCCATCGGCTGGAAGCCCGCCCATCATGTCGCCTTTGGTGTCGAGCACCAGAAGGCCATCTCCGCGGGAGAATGCCTCGTTGATCAGGTGAAGCATGGTCTGAGTCTTGCCTCCGCCAACGCTGCCGACGATCAGGAAATGCCGCGCCTCCCGCTCACGGCCGAACGGCACAGACGGCATCAACTCAACACCCTTCCCATGTACTTGGCACTCCGCGGCGGCCGCGCGGGCGAACGCCTTCAATCCTTGGCGGCCGGTTTGCAGCCGTGCTCCGCGAAGAACCTTGAGCGAAACCGAATCCAGTCGAAGACTCAGCGCAAACCCGAACAGCGCCAATAAGCCCGCAAGACTGGCGCCGATGACGCTCCAGAAACGAAGCTCGAAGCCGGTTAGAGCTTGATATCGCGTGAACCACTCTCGGCAAGCCTGCCAAGAGACCTCGCCGGAGCGGTCTCCCAGCCAAGCCAAGCCACGCCCTCTGATGCAGACTTGGATGTCCGCCGGCTTGATTTCAGCGCTCCGGCCGTCTGCCAACGTAGCGCTCAGGGGCCAGACCTCGAATCCGAGATACGAGATGCTCGCCGCAACCGCGAAGCAGCCCATGGCAGCGAGAAAGCAAATGATCCGCAAACGCCGGGTCATGCTGCCCTCCCGGAGCCTTCGCCGGTCAGGGCCTTCAACAGCGCCTCGAACATCGCAAGCAGATCACGCGCTGCCTTGTCGGTCGATTCAACCCGCGCGTACGTTTCCTGGCTTTGCTGTTCAAGCGCGGCGATCCGACGCTCGATCCGCATCAACCGATCGGCGAGAGCCTTGTTGTCCCCGCCGGCAAGCCCGGTGCGGATCAGGTCGCGGGCGACGCCGGTGATGTTTGCCGAAAGCCTGTGAGCCCGCGCGCGGATTTGCTCGATCTCGCTCGCGGCGAGACGAATCGAGATTGGTCTTGTCTTACTTGTCATGAGATGGCGTCAACAGAGTTGCCGAGGCGATCGTTCATGAGTGCGGATAGGCCCGCTGCCCTACTAGTGCGTCCAGGAGACTTCAAGGCTAACGCTCACCCGAATGTCGGCAAACGCTAGAAGGGAGCGGAGCCCATCGGTGCACCCAATTGTCGCCCCTTAGCCAATCTCGCTCAAAAGTTGAAACGTACTTCAACCAATGAAAAGGCACATCGAACAATAGGATACAAAAGGGAGGTTCCTGGAAAAATCTCTACTCCGACGATCGTCGACCAGTAGTGGTCACTGTGCTTGAGAGTGACCATCACAGGTGTCGCACGATCTTTGCGCCGATCATTTTGGTAGGCTAGCTCACTATCAGAGGGGAGCGGTGACCGAAAGCGCCTCGTGGATACGCGACGCGCGTGATAGATTCAGTTTCTCATTTTCGGGAAGTTCAGCGACCGAACCATCAATTCTGTTCATCGAGATAGGGCTCGGACCGACTCCAGCTGCTCTTGATCTCGAATTCAACCGTACGGTCGATCATGCTTTGAACGATCGCCTTACAATCAACTTGGGCTAATCCAAGAACGCCGTATGCTACCAATTCATCTTCCAATATTGCGGCCATAATCGATACAACACTCATTCGCTTCGCTCCATCGTGTGTGGGCTATAGAAGCG
Protein-coding sequences here:
- a CDS encoding type IV secretion system DNA-binding domain-containing protein, translating into MTRRLRIICFLAAMGCFAVAASISYLGFEVWPLSATLADGRSAEIKPADIQVCIRGRGLAWLGDRSGEVSWQACREWFTRYQALTGFELRFWSVIGASLAGLLALFGFALSLRLDSVSLKVLRGARLQTGRQGLKAFARAAAAECQVHGKGVELMPSVPFGREREARHFLIVGSVGGGKTQTMLHLINEAFSRGDGLLVLDTKGDMMGGLPADGDPLLVAPHDRRSLVWDVAADCSIKQDARELAARFIPPSSDPMWSQAAQEVFVACLVHLQATRGKDWSWSDLERVVTADVDKLAGFAKVHNPNALRLLDQPDSKTTLSILTTFQTHMRIVSVLAEAWSDPSARRFSIRSWLHHPTRYRPLILQHDPGYPELSRIWIGSMLGLLASAVGSPTLAESRERRVWLFLDEFPQLPPIKQFPTFLELGRSKGVAVVIGAQDTAQIRAVYGQDQAKSWFGMTGTKIITRINASEAAEDISRLIGEQEVERRTKSSTHTGGKTSVTESTQREMRRVITASELGSRLGPTKDGVRVLLVGLGEDVYELELPYLKLRQLREPIMPADWTRPFSDKRLSRQDGGEAGPTPTPPSARLTKDLAAQILKRRE
- the mobF gene encoding MobF family relaxase, producing MVASISARGNAASAARYYSHLQRDDYYSRDGEPPGRWAGKGAERLSLDGLVTQTEFDAALRGIDPKTGERLAQLGGREHAAGWDMTFSAPKSVSVLWALSEAPERQMIAQAHRSAVLAASTQLEATAGWARRGRAGATREQTAGLLMAQFDHHTSRESDPQLHTHTFVFNLAPRRDGSWGAIVSRELYKAQKQAGAAYRRTLASELERQGLRLERQKDTFRVAAIPRHIERAFSKRRQAIEEAAKAHGYSTPKGMELATLRTRRPKRDAKLSELTSHWQAEAKALGCDLGRSRDHMHVTTSGRSHAELSGGRGQGRSPVAQPSPPAALAAGQPTRHRSAAQLGSRLGQVLRALDQPAGMSGVRIKLRYREYERE